One Granulicella sp. 5B5 DNA window includes the following coding sequences:
- the purB gene encoding adenylosuccinate lyase — MIARYTRPAMAAIWSDQQKFNNWLRVELAATAALARAGVVPTSAAEVLQQKASFTIERIHQIEAETRHDVLAFTTAVAEAVGPEARWLHYGLTSTDVVDTAQALAITQASELIRAGIVRLRDILRKRAIEFQHTPTIGRTHGVHAEPTTFGAKLLLWYSEMGRNLKRFNAAAEDLRVGKLSGAVGAFGKLKPEHEAAILADLGLTPALVSTQVLQRDRHAAYITTLAVMASTLDKIGLEVRHLQRTEVREAEEFFSPGQKGSSAMPHKRNPITCENICGLARVIRGNAQVALENVALWHERDISHSSAERVIFPDTTILADYLLDKTATLIEKLLVYPHRMLKNLESTHGLVFSGQLLVDLAAAGMTREDAYKVVQTHAMNAWQNDLNFRELIENDPLVLEFLGKKKIAQAFEVNRQLQNIDAIFDRVLAEG, encoded by the coding sequence ATGATCGCCCGCTATACTCGGCCCGCCATGGCCGCCATCTGGTCTGACCAGCAGAAGTTCAACAACTGGCTCCGCGTTGAGCTCGCCGCTACCGCTGCCCTGGCTCGCGCCGGTGTCGTCCCCACCTCGGCCGCTGAGGTGCTGCAACAGAAGGCATCCTTCACCATCGAGCGCATCCACCAGATCGAAGCCGAAACCCGGCACGATGTGCTCGCCTTCACAACTGCCGTCGCCGAGGCCGTCGGGCCCGAAGCGCGGTGGCTGCACTATGGCCTCACCTCCACCGATGTCGTCGACACGGCACAGGCTCTGGCCATCACACAAGCCTCTGAATTGATCCGTGCGGGTATTGTGAGGCTTCGCGACATATTACGCAAGCGTGCGATCGAGTTCCAGCACACCCCCACCATCGGCCGCACCCACGGCGTCCACGCCGAGCCTACCACCTTCGGCGCCAAGCTCCTCCTCTGGTACTCCGAGATGGGCCGCAACCTCAAGCGTTTCAATGCCGCAGCCGAAGATCTTCGCGTAGGAAAACTCTCCGGCGCCGTCGGTGCCTTCGGCAAGCTCAAGCCCGAGCACGAAGCCGCCATCCTCGCCGATCTCGGCCTCACCCCGGCCCTTGTCTCCACCCAGGTCCTGCAACGCGACCGCCATGCCGCCTACATCACCACCCTCGCCGTCATGGCCTCCACCCTCGACAAGATCGGCCTGGAGGTCCGCCACCTCCAGCGCACCGAGGTCCGCGAAGCCGAAGAGTTCTTCTCCCCCGGCCAGAAGGGCTCCAGCGCCATGCCGCACAAGCGCAACCCCATCACCTGCGAGAACATCTGCGGCCTTGCCCGCGTGATACGCGGCAATGCTCAAGTAGCACTTGAAAATGTCGCCCTCTGGCACGAGCGCGACATCTCCCACTCCTCTGCCGAGCGCGTCATCTTCCCCGACACCACCATCCTCGCCGACTACCTCCTCGACAAGACCGCCACCCTCATCGAAAAGCTCCTCGTCTACCCGCACCGGATGCTCAAGAACCTCGAGTCCACCCACGGCCTCGTCTTCTCCGGCCAGCTCCTCGTCGACCTCGCCGCCGCCGGCATGACCCGCGAAGACGCCTACAAGGTCGTCCAAACCCACGCCATGAACGCCTGGCAAAACGACCTCAACTTCCGCGAGCTCATCGAAAACGACCCCCTCGTCCTCGAGTTCCTCGGCAAGAAAAAGATCGCCCAGGCCTTCGAAGTCAACCGCCAGCTCCAGAACATCGACGCCATCTTCGACCGCGTCCTCGCCGAAGGCTAA
- a CDS encoding response regulator, translating to MSVTTTKLLIVDDEPLVRALLGEIFRQRGHEVQTAVDGFSALRTMRSWMPDVLVSDLNMPGMSGFELLSIVRRRLAAIYVVATSGAYTGSELPEGIAADVFHEKGTGVKTLVEQIEVLSQALPAAPRGSNSTAPIWTSRSKVTASGERPAGAIYAMISCPECLRALPQVLSDEVMRIHETECMYCQTPVHYAVVQELDPETSQPFGVARQTIEAGV from the coding sequence ATGTCTGTGACAACCACGAAACTTCTGATTGTGGATGATGAGCCTCTGGTGCGAGCGCTGCTGGGGGAGATATTCCGGCAACGAGGCCATGAGGTGCAGACGGCGGTGGATGGGTTCTCTGCGTTGCGGACGATGCGGAGCTGGATGCCGGATGTTCTGGTGTCGGACCTGAACATGCCGGGGATGTCGGGGTTTGAGCTGCTGTCGATCGTGCGGAGACGGCTTGCGGCGATCTATGTGGTGGCGACGAGTGGAGCGTATACGGGCAGCGAGCTGCCTGAGGGGATCGCCGCAGACGTGTTTCATGAAAAGGGCACTGGGGTGAAGACTCTGGTGGAGCAGATTGAGGTGTTGTCACAGGCGCTGCCGGCTGCGCCGCGCGGGTCCAATTCGACGGCACCGATATGGACCTCGCGGAGCAAGGTGACCGCGAGTGGAGAACGCCCTGCGGGTGCGATCTATGCGATGATCAGCTGCCCGGAGTGTCTGCGGGCGCTGCCGCAGGTGCTGAGCGATGAGGTCATGAGAATCCACGAGACCGAATGTATGTACTGCCAGACGCCGGTACACTATGCGGTCGTGCAGGAGCTGGACCCGGAGACCTCGCAGCCGTTTGGGGTTGCGAGGCAAACGATCGAAGCAGGAGTTTAG
- a CDS encoding Crp/Fnr family transcriptional regulator, which produces MASLKNRKAVFDPEAFLASSGIGRKVVHLKPKETFFAQGSKADCVFYLQSGRAKLTVVSANGKEATITLLRAGDFVGEEAIAGVAGLRLATSTAITACLALKIERAEMIRVLHEEHAFSGLFLHFLLARSMRTQADLVDQLFNSSERRLARILLLMAEFDRAGEPQMLIPPITQETLAEMIGTTRSRVSFFMNRFRKLGFIEYNGRIRVHKSLLNVVLHDRLPPGNATPPITVDTPEKKKRKVPRKPAPETLAAD; this is translated from the coding sequence ATGGCAAGTCTGAAGAACCGCAAAGCTGTATTCGACCCGGAGGCGTTTCTCGCCAGCTCCGGGATTGGCCGGAAGGTCGTGCATCTGAAGCCGAAGGAAACGTTCTTCGCGCAGGGCAGCAAGGCCGACTGCGTGTTTTATCTGCAGAGCGGGCGGGCGAAGCTGACGGTGGTGTCCGCGAACGGCAAAGAGGCGACGATTACGCTGCTGCGCGCCGGGGACTTTGTGGGGGAAGAGGCGATTGCGGGGGTAGCCGGGCTGCGGCTGGCGACGTCAACGGCGATTACAGCCTGCCTGGCACTGAAGATCGAGCGGGCCGAGATGATCCGCGTGCTGCACGAGGAACACGCCTTCTCGGGTCTGTTTCTCCATTTTCTGCTGGCGCGGAGCATGCGGACGCAGGCCGATCTAGTGGACCAACTGTTCAACTCCAGCGAGCGCAGATTGGCACGGATTCTGCTGCTGATGGCGGAGTTCGACAGAGCGGGTGAGCCGCAGATGCTGATCCCTCCGATTACACAGGAGACGCTTGCGGAGATGATCGGGACGACGCGGTCGCGGGTGAGCTTCTTCATGAACCGGTTTCGGAAGCTGGGCTTCATCGAGTACAACGGGCGTATTCGGGTGCACAAGTCGCTACTGAATGTGGTTCTGCACGACAGGTTGCCGCCGGGGAATGCAACGCCGCCTATTACGGTGGATACGCCCGAGAAGAAGAAGCGCAAAGTTCCACGGAAACCAGCGCCAGAGACGTTAGCTGCGGATTAG
- a CDS encoding YkgJ family cysteine cluster protein — translation MSELFPILDATLTSAAARSGDWLACRPGCHQCCIGVFPISALDAEALNTALDAADPAIADRIRNRAAASRDRLTPSFPGNPTTGELFTQPHHEDDFEDFANDEPCPILAPETGTCDLYAARPVQCRTFGPPIRDDEDHLTVCELCFIDAPPEEVAAAEMDQGWRPLEDTLISAAEARTSIASPTLIAFAIR, via the coding sequence ATGTCCGAGCTCTTCCCCATCCTCGACGCCACACTCACCTCCGCCGCCGCCCGCTCCGGAGACTGGCTCGCCTGCCGCCCCGGCTGCCATCAGTGCTGCATCGGCGTCTTCCCTATCTCCGCCCTCGACGCCGAGGCCCTCAACACCGCCCTCGACGCCGCCGACCCGGCCATCGCCGACCGCATCCGCAACCGAGCTGCAGCCTCCCGCGACCGCCTAACTCCCAGCTTCCCCGGCAACCCCACCACCGGAGAGCTCTTCACCCAGCCCCACCACGAAGACGACTTCGAAGACTTCGCCAACGACGAGCCCTGCCCCATCCTCGCCCCCGAAACCGGCACCTGCGACCTCTACGCCGCGCGCCCCGTCCAGTGCCGCACCTTCGGCCCACCTATCCGCGACGACGAAGACCACCTCACCGTCTGCGAGCTCTGCTTCATCGATGCCCCACCCGAGGAGGTAGCCGCCGCCGAGATGGACCAGGGCTGGCGCCCCCTCGAAGACACCCTCATCTCCGCCGCGGAAGCCCGCACCAGCATCGCCAGCCCAACGCTCATCGCCTTTGCCATCAGATAG
- a CDS encoding UbiX family flavin prenyltransferase — translation MATQMAGTTAQKALTITLAVTGASGSLFAIEMLRCLEQDARVAHVHLVVSPSALRVMAEETGLPGRNQLVEHILGAPSTKIVQLSHENIGACIASGSSPVDAMIVLPCSMGTLAGIAHGIAGNLIERAADVCLKERRRLVLCVRETPFNLIHLRNMAAVTEAGATVYPAIPTFYNHPQTIADIARNYVHRVLQHIGLPQPGAYAWGANTAS, via the coding sequence ATGGCAACTCAGATGGCGGGAACAACGGCGCAGAAGGCTCTCACGATCACACTGGCCGTCACCGGCGCCAGCGGGTCGCTGTTCGCTATTGAGATGCTCCGCTGCCTTGAGCAGGATGCCCGCGTGGCCCATGTCCATCTGGTCGTGTCACCCAGCGCCCTCCGCGTCATGGCGGAGGAAACCGGCCTCCCTGGCCGCAACCAGCTCGTCGAGCACATACTCGGCGCGCCTTCCACCAAAATCGTCCAACTCAGCCACGAAAACATCGGTGCCTGCATCGCCTCCGGCTCCAGCCCGGTCGATGCCATGATCGTGCTCCCCTGCTCCATGGGCACGCTCGCCGGCATCGCCCACGGCATCGCCGGCAACCTCATCGAGCGCGCCGCCGACGTCTGCCTCAAGGAACGCCGCCGCCTCGTCCTCTGCGTCCGCGAGACGCCCTTCAATCTCATCCACCTGCGCAACATGGCAGCCGTCACCGAGGCCGGCGCAACCGTCTACCCCGCCATCCCCACCTTCTACAACCACCCGCAGACCATCGCCGACATCGCCCGCAACTACGTTCACCGCGTCCTGCAGCACATCGGCCTGCCCCAGCCCGGCGCCTACGCCTGGGGCGCCAACACCGCGTCCTGA
- a CDS encoding TetR/AcrR family transcriptional regulator produces the protein MQARSTASVDAILKATVQVLVRVGKEKLTTTKVAQRAGVSVGTLYQYFPNKAALLRAALVLHVEAIIFEVEQVCVAQRGQPVEQMAEALAKAFLAVKMRDPKTSRALYAVGSDLEGAKIVSKGFARVNGAIVAMLETAPEPLAQELGLMATVLQSTISGVKRQLLESQIPEAEFPSLQRELVRAVRGYVRACVAQDAVLAPQA, from the coding sequence GTGCAGGCGCGTTCGACGGCGAGCGTGGACGCCATTTTGAAGGCGACTGTTCAGGTTTTGGTGCGCGTGGGCAAGGAGAAACTGACGACCACGAAGGTGGCGCAGCGCGCCGGGGTTTCGGTGGGGACGCTGTATCAGTACTTCCCAAACAAAGCGGCGCTGTTGCGGGCGGCGCTAGTGCTGCATGTGGAGGCCATTATCTTTGAGGTGGAGCAGGTGTGTGTTGCGCAGCGCGGACAGCCAGTGGAGCAGATGGCTGAGGCTTTGGCAAAGGCTTTCCTGGCGGTGAAAATGCGCGATCCTAAGACGAGCCGCGCGCTGTATGCGGTGGGGTCGGACCTGGAGGGCGCGAAGATCGTGAGTAAAGGTTTCGCGCGGGTGAACGGTGCGATTGTGGCGATGCTCGAAACCGCACCTGAGCCGCTGGCGCAGGAGTTGGGGTTGATGGCTACGGTGCTGCAGAGCACCATCTCCGGGGTGAAGCGGCAGCTGCTGGAGTCGCAAATTCCGGAAGCGGAGTTTCCGTCGCTACAACGCGAGCTGGTGCGTGCGGTACGAGGTTATGTGCGGGCGTGCGTGGCTCAGGACGCGGTGTTGGCGCCCCAGGCGTAG
- a CDS encoding aldo/keto reductase family oxidoreductase: protein MSSTPNLAGTFTFPGTSLTVHRMGYGAMQLAGPHVFGPPRDRNECIAVLREAIDSGVNHIDTSDFYGPHITNQIIKEALHPYPKGLTIVTKVGARRGDDGSWLLDRSRENLIQSVHDNLRNLGLEALDIVNLRMGGFSAPEPGSIAEQISVLVELKQQGLIHHIGLSTVNADQLAEAQTMTPIVCIQNFYNVANRADDAFIDSLAQQGIAYVPYFPLGGFTPLQSSELNEVAAELNATPMQIAQAWLLQRSPNMLLIPGTSQRTHLRENLQAATLDLPAEVITKLDTIATAAK, encoded by the coding sequence ATGTCCTCCACGCCAAATCTCGCCGGCACCTTTACCTTCCCCGGCACCTCGCTCACCGTACACCGCATGGGTTACGGAGCCATGCAGCTCGCCGGCCCGCACGTCTTCGGCCCGCCGCGCGACCGCAACGAGTGCATCGCCGTTCTCCGCGAAGCCATCGACTCCGGCGTCAACCACATCGACACCAGCGACTTCTACGGCCCGCACATCACCAACCAGATCATCAAGGAAGCCCTGCACCCCTACCCGAAGGGCCTCACCATCGTCACCAAGGTCGGCGCTCGGCGTGGCGACGACGGCTCCTGGCTTCTCGACCGTTCCCGCGAAAACCTCATCCAGAGCGTCCACGACAACCTCCGCAACCTCGGTCTCGAAGCGCTCGACATCGTCAACCTGCGCATGGGCGGCTTCTCCGCGCCGGAGCCCGGTTCCATCGCCGAGCAGATCAGCGTCCTCGTCGAGCTCAAGCAGCAGGGCCTCATCCACCACATCGGCCTCTCCACCGTCAACGCCGACCAGCTCGCCGAAGCCCAGACCATGACCCCCATCGTCTGCATCCAGAACTTCTACAACGTCGCCAACCGCGCCGACGACGCCTTCATCGACTCACTCGCGCAACAAGGCATCGCCTACGTCCCCTACTTCCCTCTCGGCGGCTTCACCCCGCTGCAATCCTCCGAGCTTAACGAGGTCGCCGCCGAACTCAACGCCACGCCAATGCAGATCGCGCAGGCCTGGCTCCTCCAGCGCTCGCCTAACATGCTCCTCATCCCCGGTACCTCGCAGCGCACACACCTGCGCGAAAACCTGCAGGCCGCCACGCTCGATCTGCCCGCCGAGGTCATCACCAAACTCGACACCATCGCCACCGCTGCAAAATAA
- a CDS encoding alpha/beta hydrolase — protein MKTVRRFLLLVVVLAVAGGAVFYARPVWVQLQMTHLTFFLERIQSNYVATPEGRIHYYEAEPRIPGGGTPLVLVHGLGDRGEAWAAVMPKLRKQGYHVYALDLLGYGRSPKPADGDYSIATQEKLVYDFIQALGLQQPEVAGWSMGGWITLKLALDHPEVMDRLVVFDAAGIDYPRTYPDSVFHPTNAAELARLAHLLEPEGKPLPGFVVKDALRKFATQQWVIDRGIAAMLTKKDIVDSQLAQMKVPLLIIWGDQDLLLPLKTVGEKMHELDPRSELDVMQGCGHLVPAVCPNQAVSAMVDFLKAQPAPQGGLRTWGPTPKK, from the coding sequence ATGAAGACGGTGCGTCGGTTTTTGTTACTGGTTGTGGTGCTGGCGGTCGCTGGTGGTGCGGTGTTTTATGCACGGCCGGTATGGGTGCAGCTGCAGATGACGCACCTGACGTTCTTCCTGGAACGCATCCAGAGCAACTATGTGGCGACGCCGGAGGGGCGCATCCACTATTACGAGGCGGAGCCGCGCATACCGGGCGGCGGGACTCCGCTGGTGCTGGTGCATGGGCTGGGCGATCGCGGCGAGGCGTGGGCGGCGGTGATGCCGAAGCTGCGCAAGCAAGGGTATCACGTGTATGCGCTGGACCTGTTGGGCTATGGGCGGTCGCCGAAGCCGGCGGATGGCGACTACTCGATCGCGACGCAGGAGAAGCTGGTGTATGACTTCATCCAGGCGCTGGGCCTGCAGCAGCCGGAGGTTGCGGGTTGGTCGATGGGCGGGTGGATCACGCTGAAGCTGGCGCTGGACCATCCGGAGGTGATGGACCGGCTGGTGGTGTTTGATGCCGCGGGTATCGACTATCCGCGGACGTATCCGGACTCGGTGTTTCATCCGACGAATGCGGCGGAGCTGGCGCGGCTGGCGCACTTGCTGGAGCCGGAAGGAAAGCCGCTGCCGGGGTTCGTGGTGAAGGACGCGTTGCGGAAGTTTGCGACGCAGCAATGGGTGATCGACCGGGGGATTGCGGCGATGCTCACGAAGAAGGACATTGTGGACAGTCAGCTGGCGCAGATGAAGGTGCCGCTGCTGATTATCTGGGGCGATCAGGACCTGCTGCTGCCGTTGAAGACTGTGGGCGAGAAGATGCACGAACTCGATCCACGGTCGGAGCTGGATGTGATGCAGGGATGCGGTCACCTGGTGCCGGCGGTATGTCCGAACCAGGCTGTGAGTGCAATGGTGGATTTTCTGAAGGCGCAGCCGGCTCCGCAGGGTGGGCTGCGGACGTGGGGTCCGACGCCGAAGAAGTAG
- a CDS encoding NUDIX hydrolase, which translates to MRPIPGVGAVVLREHDGRSEVLLVRRARAPLAGTWSLPGGAIELGETVAEACVREVCEETGLEVAVVEPIETFDIILRDAGGAVQYHYLIVDMLCAAQGGELRAGEDASEAVWASTEGVLERGEFALTERACTVIRRAMQRSVGLG; encoded by the coding sequence GTGCGCCCGATTCCGGGTGTGGGTGCGGTAGTGCTGCGCGAGCATGACGGGCGGAGCGAGGTGCTGCTGGTGCGGCGGGCTCGGGCTCCGCTGGCGGGGACGTGGTCGCTGCCGGGTGGGGCGATTGAGTTGGGTGAGACGGTGGCCGAGGCCTGCGTGCGCGAGGTTTGCGAGGAGACCGGGCTCGAGGTGGCTGTGGTGGAGCCGATTGAGACGTTCGACATTATTCTGCGGGACGCGGGCGGCGCGGTGCAGTACCACTACCTGATCGTCGATATGCTTTGCGCGGCTCAGGGTGGCGAATTACGCGCGGGAGAGGATGCGAGCGAGGCTGTGTGGGCTTCGACCGAAGGCGTGCTGGAGCGAGGCGAGTTTGCGTTGACCGAGCGCGCCTGTACAGTGATTCGTAGAGCAATGCAGAGGAGCGTGGGGCTGGGATGA
- a CDS encoding nitroreductase family protein, with amino-acid sequence MASEKKSLSQVIRERRATPSFDGEPIPAHDIRKILEAGLAAPSGYNIQPWRFVVVQDPEQRKKLRAASYNQAKVEEASAVIVACGDRDGWRKDLDEVIRMGRERGMSESYAAQAAQSVPGYLSGFSNDQMTAWLNKHVMIALTHMMLMAEALGYDTAPMEGFEQDKVCETLRLPMSYWVVALLAVGHLKGPDKFDGGRFELSHTVFGEEYGKPLK; translated from the coding sequence ATGGCAAGTGAGAAGAAGTCCTTATCCCAAGTGATCCGCGAGCGCCGAGCGACGCCGAGTTTTGACGGCGAGCCGATCCCGGCGCACGACATACGCAAGATCCTTGAGGCGGGACTGGCCGCGCCGAGCGGGTACAACATCCAGCCGTGGCGGTTTGTGGTGGTGCAGGACCCGGAACAGCGGAAGAAGCTGCGTGCGGCGAGCTACAACCAGGCGAAGGTGGAAGAGGCGTCCGCGGTGATTGTGGCCTGCGGGGACCGCGACGGCTGGCGCAAGGACCTGGATGAAGTGATCCGGATGGGGCGCGAGCGCGGCATGAGCGAGAGCTATGCGGCGCAGGCAGCGCAGAGTGTACCGGGATACTTATCGGGCTTCAGCAACGACCAGATGACGGCGTGGCTGAACAAACACGTGATGATCGCGTTGACGCACATGATGCTGATGGCCGAGGCGCTGGGGTATGACACGGCTCCGATGGAAGGGTTTGAGCAGGACAAGGTCTGCGAGACGCTGCGGCTGCCGATGAGCTACTGGGTAGTGGCGTTGCTGGCGGTGGGGCATCTGAAGGGGCCGGATAAGTTCGATGGTGGACGTTTTGAACTGTCGCACACGGTGTTTGGCGAAGAGTATGGAAAGCCGCTGAAGTAA
- the uvrA gene encoding excinuclease ABC subunit UvrA, translated as MTPTPSVTEPRPARRTLTHINVRGARQHNLRDVSVSIPRNTLTVVTGLSGSGKSSLAFDTIYAEGQRRYVETLSAYARQFLDQMERPDVDSIDGLSPAISIEQKTTSRSPRSTVGTITEIYDYLRLLYASVGQPHCPNCHRPIARQTADQIVTQIVAQAVERQNAGLQQERITVLAPVVRGRKGEFRDEIEALDKKGYRLRIDGEITEVEEGMRLEKRKNHTLEAIVDRIILKPLPTDSKEPSFSTPDFDTRRLTTAVTTALQLANGLVLIGQQPPGGAYAETLYSSSMACPDCGINVPKLEPRSFSFNSTYGACPECHGLGSIYDFDPAKTITDWSKPLLDGAMGPGSSSQYLLKLIKLAADKYSINLKQPFSALTKQQQDLLLYGPPRNEVGRTGFHGILNWLRDTLEDTKSEGYREYMMQYMSATVCPICHGKRLRPESLAVTIPLTIAPKKDVSSRPESAHFADVAERPASGTATTSRADSSIADFTALSLERALTGARSMHFTGRDRLIADRLQREIVERLEFLNAVGLGYLSLDRSAATLSGGEGQRIRLATQIGSRLRGVLYVLDEPSIGLHQRDNQRLIASLSDLRDLGNTVLVVEHDEDTMRAADYLIDLGPGAGKNGGIVMASGTPAEVMANPASVTGQYLSGKIDIVTRPTPGKAPRALTGNWLSVQDATEHNLKNVTAHFPLGVMTVVSGVSGSGKSTLVNDILYRSLAKELYGSREDPGAHKAIHGADQLDKVIQIDQSPIGRTPRSNPATYTGVFTQIRDLFAMLPDSRERGYKPGRFSFNVQGGRCEACQGDGQRRIEMNFLPDVYVLCEVCNGRRYNTETLAVKFNGYSIADILDLPIEEAVHVLKDIPAVHQKLQTLVDVGLGYIHLGQSATTLSGGEAQRMKLARELSKRQTGRTLYLLDEPTTGLHFDDVRKLLEVLHHLTDLGNTVIIIEHNLDIIRNADYLIDMGPEGGEGGGTIVAQGPPELVAHATNSHTGHFLARYYEGAGTLAAAKHLPPIELPDLEKKAPKPKFIKPEKKKGVPTASKLKPETSNEKSAAKKSTKKLK; from the coding sequence TTGACCCCAACACCGTCTGTAACCGAGCCCCGGCCCGCCCGTCGTACCCTCACGCACATCAACGTGCGCGGTGCCCGCCAGCACAATCTGCGCGATGTCTCCGTCTCCATCCCGCGCAACACGCTCACCGTCGTCACCGGCCTCTCCGGCTCCGGCAAGTCGTCCCTCGCCTTTGACACCATCTACGCCGAAGGTCAGCGCCGCTACGTCGAAACCCTCTCCGCCTACGCCCGCCAGTTCCTTGACCAGATGGAGCGCCCCGACGTTGACTCCATCGACGGCCTCTCGCCCGCCATCTCCATCGAGCAGAAGACCACCTCACGCTCCCCGCGTTCCACCGTCGGCACCATCACCGAGATCTACGACTACCTCCGCCTGCTCTACGCCTCCGTAGGCCAGCCGCACTGCCCCAACTGCCACCGCCCCATCGCCCGCCAGACCGCCGACCAGATCGTCACGCAGATCGTCGCCCAGGCAGTCGAACGCCAGAACGCCGGCCTGCAGCAAGAGCGCATCACCGTCCTCGCCCCAGTCGTCCGCGGCCGCAAAGGCGAGTTCCGCGACGAGATCGAAGCCCTCGACAAAAAAGGCTACCGCCTCCGCATCGACGGCGAGATCACCGAAGTCGAAGAGGGCATGCGCCTCGAAAAGCGCAAGAACCACACCCTCGAAGCCATCGTCGACCGCATCATCCTCAAGCCGCTTCCCACCGACAGCAAGGAACCGTCCTTCTCCACGCCGGACTTCGACACCCGCCGCCTCACCACAGCCGTCACCACCGCCCTCCAGCTCGCCAACGGCCTCGTCCTCATCGGCCAGCAGCCCCCCGGCGGCGCCTACGCGGAGACCCTCTACAGTTCCTCGATGGCCTGCCCCGACTGCGGCATCAATGTGCCCAAGCTCGAGCCCCGCAGCTTCAGCTTCAACTCCACCTACGGCGCCTGCCCCGAGTGCCACGGTCTCGGCAGCATCTACGACTTCGACCCCGCCAAGACCATCACCGACTGGTCCAAGCCGCTCCTCGACGGCGCTATGGGCCCCGGCTCCTCCTCGCAGTACCTGCTCAAGCTCATCAAGCTCGCCGCGGACAAGTACAGCATCAACCTCAAGCAGCCCTTCAGCGCGCTCACCAAGCAGCAGCAGGACTTGTTGCTCTACGGCCCCCCGCGCAATGAGGTCGGCCGCACCGGCTTCCACGGCATTCTCAACTGGCTCCGCGACACCCTCGAAGACACCAAGTCCGAAGGCTACCGCGAGTACATGATGCAGTACATGTCCGCGACCGTCTGCCCCATCTGCCACGGCAAACGCCTCCGCCCCGAATCTCTCGCCGTCACCATCCCCCTCACCATAGCCCCGAAAAAAGATGTGTCATCTCGACCGGAGTCCGCGCATTTTGCGGACGTAGCGGAGAGACCTGCATCTGGGACCGCCACAACTTCCCGCGCCGACTCCTCCATCGCCGACTTCACCGCGCTCTCCCTCGAACGCGCCCTCACCGGCGCGCGTTCCATGCACTTCACCGGCCGCGACCGCCTCATCGCCGACCGCCTGCAGCGCGAGATCGTCGAGCGGCTCGAGTTCCTCAACGCCGTCGGCCTCGGCTACCTCTCGCTCGACCGCTCCGCCGCCACGCTCTCCGGCGGCGAAGGCCAGCGCATCCGGCTAGCCACCCAAATTGGAAGCAGATTACGCGGCGTCCTCTACGTCCTCGACGAGCCCTCCATTGGCCTCCATCAGCGCGACAACCAACGCCTGATCGCCTCGCTCTCCGACCTCCGCGACCTCGGCAACACCGTTCTCGTCGTCGAGCACGATGAAGACACCATGCGCGCCGCCGACTACCTCATCGACCTCGGCCCCGGCGCCGGCAAGAACGGCGGCATCGTCATGGCCTCCGGCACACCCGCCGAGGTCATGGCAAACCCCGCGAGCGTCACCGGCCAGTACCTGTCTGGGAAAATAGACATCGTCACCCGCCCCACACCAGGCAAGGCTCCACGCGCCCTCACCGGCAACTGGCTCTCAGTGCAGGACGCCACCGAGCACAACCTCAAGAACGTCACCGCGCACTTCCCCCTCGGCGTTATGACGGTCGTCAGCGGCGTCAGCGGCTCCGGCAAATCCACCCTCGTCAACGACATCCTCTACCGCTCGCTCGCCAAAGAACTCTACGGCAGCCGCGAAGACCCCGGCGCACATAAAGCCATCCACGGCGCTGATCAATTAGACAAGGTCATCCAGATCGATCAGTCGCCCATTGGCCGCACCCCGCGCTCCAATCCCGCCACGTACACCGGCGTCTTCACGCAGATCCGCGACCTCTTCGCCATGCTGCCCGACTCCCGCGAGCGCGGCTACAAGCCCGGCCGCTTCTCCTTCAACGTCCAGGGCGGCCGCTGCGAGGCCTGTCAGGGCGACGGCCAGCGTCGCATCGAGATGAACTTCCTCCCCGACGTCTACGTGCTCTGCGAGGTCTGCAACGGCCGCCGCTACAACACCGAAACGCTCGCCGTGAAGTTCAACGGCTACTCCATCGCCGACATCCTCGATCTCCCCATCGAAGAAGCCGTCCATGTCCTCAAGGACATCCCCGCCGTCCATCAAAAACTCCAGACCCTCGTCGACGTCGGCCTCGGCTACATCCACCTCGGCCAGTCCGCCACCACGCTCTCCGGCGGCGAAGCCCAGCGCATGAAACTGGCCCGCGAGCTCTCCAAACGCCAGACAGGCCGCACCCTCTATCTCCTCGACGAGCCCACCACCGGTCTGCACTTCGACGACGTCCGCAAGCTCCTCGAAGTCCTGCACCATCTCACTGACCTCGGCAACACCGTCATCATCATCGAGCACAACCTCGACATCATCCGCAACGCCGACTACCTCATCGACATGGGTCCCGAGGGCGGCGAAGGCGGCGGCACCATCGTTGCGCAGGGCCCGCCCGAGCTCGTCGCCCACGCCACCAATTCACACACCGGCCATTTCCTCGCGCGATACTACGAAGGCGCAGGCACTCTCGCAGCCGCAAAACACCTCCCGCCCATAGAGCTCCCCGACCTTGAGAAAAAGGCCCCTAAACCCAAGTTCATCAAGCCCGAAAAGAAAAAAGGCGTTCCCACAGCCTCCAAGCTCAAACCCGAAACCAGCAACGAAAAATCCGCCGCCAAAAAGTCCACAAAGAAACTAAAGTAG